The Ketobacter alkanivorans genome includes the window TGGAGCTGACCCAAGATCAAGTGTTGGAAGTGCCTCAGGGATCATCCCTTTATCGTCTTTCCAATGAGCTGGAGCAGCAAGGCCTGATTGAGCACGGGCGTTGGTTGCGTTGGTACGCGAGGGTTAATCAACTGGGACACCTTATCCAGGCGGGGGAGTATCGTGTGCTGGTGGGCACAACGCCTCAGCAACTTATAAAACAAATTCAATCCGGCGCTGTAGTTAAATATTCAGTCACCTTGATCAATGGCCATACATTCCGTGAATTCATCACGGCCCTGCAAGCTGATCCAGTTTTAATCAAGCGCCTGCCGGATATGGATAGTGCGCAGATTCTGCAAGCACTGGATGAACAGCGAGATCACCTGGAAGGGCTGTTTTATCCCGATACCTACTATTTTCAGCGGGGAGACTCCGATCTGGATATTCTGGTTAGGGCCCATGATCGCATGCAGACCTTGTTGCAGCAGGCGTGGGATAATCGAGCCGAGGGTCTGCCGTATCAGTCTCCTTATGAGGCGTTAATCATGGCTTCGATTGTGGAGAAAGAAACCGCAGTGGGGGAGGAGCGCTCTCTTATCGCCGGGGTGTTTGTGAATCGCCTCAATAAGAAGATGCGCCTGCAAACTGACCCCACCGTGATCTATGGTTTGGGCGACCAATACAAGGGCAACATTACCAAAGCCCACCTGAAGGCTTATACCCCCTACAACACCTACCGTATTAACGGGTTACCACCCACGCCCATTGCCAACCCGGCCTTACCCGCAATTGAGGCAGCACTGCACCCAGAGACAACAAACGCGTTATACTTTGTCGCCAAAGGTGACGGCAGTCACCACTTTTCTGCCACTTTGCAGGAGCATGAGAAAGCGGTGCGCCAGTATCAATGGAAGCGTCGTGCCGATTAT containing:
- the mltG gene encoding endolytic transglycosylase MltG; amino-acid sequence: MAILKKLFLLVLVLAGSAVAAALYGVSWLNHWAETPMELTQDQVLEVPQGSSLYRLSNELEQQGLIEHGRWLRWYARVNQLGHLIQAGEYRVLVGTTPQQLIKQIQSGAVVKYSVTLINGHTFREFITALQADPVLIKRLPDMDSAQILQALDEQRDHLEGLFYPDTYYFQRGDSDLDILVRAHDRMQTLLQQAWDNRAEGLPYQSPYEALIMASIVEKETAVGEERSLIAGVFVNRLNKKMRLQTDPTVIYGLGDQYKGNITKAHLKAYTPYNTYRINGLPPTPIANPALPAIEAALHPETTNALYFVAKGDGSHHFSATLQEHEKAVRQYQWKRRADYRSSPQQ